Genomic segment of Desertibacillus haloalkaliphilus:
ATTGCAATAAGTGCAGCGAGTAAAAATAAAAATGTAAAGCTATTAAAGATTGCATTCATTAAAGGTAAGACCTTTACATCAAATAGATCAAACCCTTGAACAGGCGGGATTGACATTAGTGCAACAACAATCCCATTAATCACAATCGTTAAAATGATGATCAATGGTTTATAATTTCTTTTTTTCACAGGATCATTTGCAACCTCATGGCTAGAATTATACATACATGTTCTCTCCCCTATATTGTTATATAACTTGTCTCATCACTAAATTATACACTATTCACATATCAAAAGGTGAGCCCTGAGCTTTTAAGATTTTAACAATAATTTGAACTTCACAGAGACGATCGCCTAACCTGCCAAGAACCACCGCGCTTACCTGTAAAGTAAAATAAAAAATAAAACAACCCCGTTTAAAAAAACGAGGTTGTTTTGCTTACATTTAGTATTTTGTAATTCCTAATAAAAGCATTAGAGCTGCAATCGTTGGGATCGCAATGAATACACCTGACCAAATAAATGCATTAGCCCAGCCATGATCATTATCTTTCAAATGCATAAAATAGAACATTTGTAAAACGAACTGAACCAAGGCTAACAAAAGAATAAATGGAATTACAAACATAACTGGAAGAAAATCAGCAGCTACAGCTAGGAACGCAAGCAGTGTTAAAAAAATCATTAACACAAATGCTACTACTTGTTGCTTTTTCTCACGTTGAAATTGTACCTTCTCTTCCTCAGTCATTGCACTTTTGGAAAATGGTTGACTTAAGTTATCTGCCATATCATGTTACCCCCCTACTACACCTAAAAGATAAACAACCGTAAAGATAAACACCCATACGACGTCAATAAAGTGCCAGTACAGACTTGCTACATAAAACTTAGGTGCATTCGTTAATGTAATTCCGGAATTACGGTAACGAATAAGCAACGTGATGATCCAAGAAAGCCCGAAGACAACGTGGGCACCATGAAGACCAACTAACGTATAGAATGATGAAGCAAAAGCACTAGTCGTAAAACCTAATCCATAGTGGTGAACATACTCATAGAACTCATAAATTTCAAGCCCTAGGAAGCCTAAACCTAAAAGGACTGTAATCCACATCCAAATCATTAGGCCTCTAAAGTTATTCTTCTTCATTGCAAACATTGCTAATACACTTGTTAAACTACTCGTTAAAAGTAGCATCGTCATGATAAAAGCAAGAGGAAGTGCAAACACATCTTGTGATGTTGGGCCATCAGCTACACCACTACGTAACCCTAAAAACGTACCAAAGAAAGTTGCAAAGAGAACCGTTTCACCGCCTAGGAAAAACCAAAATCCTAGAAACTTATTCTTCGCTTCTAATGTTGCTTTCTCAGGATGACTCGGGAGGCCTTTTGAATGATCAACTGCATTTGCCATTATTAGTTAACCTCCTTTGCTTTAATTTCTTCAACTGGAATATGATAACCATGATCTTCTTTAACAGATCGCACAATCATACAAATAAATGTAATCGCTAATCCACCTACAGCAACAACAATCGGTGGTAGAATTGGGTTTTCCATGTTAAACATAATAAAACCGAAGCCTGAGATAAATAGCCCAACCGACATAATAAACGGTAAGATCGAACCGTTTGGCATATGAATATCCTGGAGAGGCTCTGCTGGTTTCATTTTACCATCACCATGAATTTTCTCGTAGAATAATGGGTCAAGTGAACGCACTTGTGGTGTTTGCGCAAAGTTATACTCTGGAAGCGGATGAGCAGTAGCCCATTCTAACGTACGAGCATCCCACGGATCGGCACCAACACGCTCGCCTTTAAATGCAGAGTAAATAACATTAATAACAAGAATAATAATCGCCGCTGACATAAAGAACGTACCAATTGTACTAATAAAGTTAAATGTATCTAATCCTTGATCACCTAAGAATGTATACACTCGACGCGGCATACCCATTAGACCAAGTAAATGTTGAACAAAGAAAGTTAAATGGAAACCAATAAAGAATACCCAGAAAAACAACTTCCCAAGTCCTTCATTTAGCTTGTGACCAAACATTTTTGGATACCAGTAGAACACACCTGCAAATAAAGCTAGGACAATCCCACCAACAATAATGTAATGGAAGTGAGCTACAACAAAGTACGTATCATGATATAAGTGGTCAACCGGAGCCATTGCTAGCATTACCCCTGTAACCCCACCAAGTACGAATGTTGGAACGAACGATGATGCAAAGAGCATTGCCGTATTAAATGTAATTTTTCCGCCCCACATCGTAAAGAGCCAGTTAAAGACTTTAATACCAGTCGGTACAGCAATTGTCATCGTTGCAATCGCAAAAATTGAGTTAGCAATTGGTCCCATACCTACAGTAAACATGTGGTGAGCCCACACCATGAACCCTAGGAAAGCGATGAGCATTGTCGCAAAGACCATTGCCGTATAACCGAATAGACGCTTTCTTGAGAAAGCAGGAATTACCTCTGAAATAATACCAAATGCTGGAAGTACTAATATATATACCTCTGGGTGACCGAAAATCCAGAAAATATGTTGCCATAATACAACATTACCACCCATATCAGTAATAAAGTATTGAGCTTCAAACAACCGATCTAGCATGAGCAGCGCAAGACCAGCAGCTAATGGTGTAAAAGCAAATAAAATTAATGTAGACGAAATAAATGTCGTCCAAACAAACAATGGTAAGCGCATCATTGTCATGCCTGGTGCACGCATATTAACAATTGTTACTAGAAAGTTAATCGCTGAAACTAACGTACCGATACCACTAACCTGTAAACCTAATACGTAGAAATCAAGTCCTAGACCTGCGTAATCACGGCTTGAAAGCGGTACATACGCTGTCCAACCCGCATCTGGACCTCCACCGAAGAACCAGCTTAAGCTTAGTAAGAATCCCCCAAAGAAGAAGATCCAAAACCCTAATGCATTTACAAATGGAAAGGCAACATCACGAGCCCCTATTTGTAATGGAACAATAAAGTTCATAAACGCAAACAGTAGTGGTGTTGCGGCCAGGAACAACATGATCGTTCCGTGCATTGTAATAAATTCATTAAACGTTTGACCACTTAGAAAGTTCATTTCCGGATACATGAGCTGGATACGCATAAATAATGCCATAACCCCAGCTTTCACAAAGAAAAGTGTACCGGCAATTAAATACATAACCCCGATTTTCTTGTGATCAACCGTTGTTAACCAGTCCCATAAAACACTTTTAGACTTTGTAGTCGTAGACAATGGGTTTACCTCCTTTTAAAACAATTTCAAAGTT
This window contains:
- a CDS encoding cytochrome c oxidase subunit 3, which produces MANAVDHSKGLPSHPEKATLEAKNKFLGFWFFLGGETVLFATFFGTFLGLRSGVADGPTSQDVFALPLAFIMTMLLLTSSLTSVLAMFAMKKNNFRGLMIWMWITVLLGLGFLGLEIYEFYEYVHHYGLGFTTSAFASSFYTLVGLHGAHVVFGLSWIITLLIRYRNSGITLTNAPKFYVASLYWHFIDVVWVFIFTVVYLLGVVGG
- the ctaD gene encoding cytochrome c oxidase subunit I, with product MSTTTKSKSVLWDWLTTVDHKKIGVMYLIAGTLFFVKAGVMALFMRIQLMYPEMNFLSGQTFNEFITMHGTIMLFLAATPLLFAFMNFIVPLQIGARDVAFPFVNALGFWIFFFGGFLLSLSWFFGGGPDAGWTAYVPLSSRDYAGLGLDFYVLGLQVSGIGTLVSAINFLVTIVNMRAPGMTMMRLPLFVWTTFISSTLILFAFTPLAAGLALLMLDRLFEAQYFITDMGGNVVLWQHIFWIFGHPEVYILVLPAFGIISEVIPAFSRKRLFGYTAMVFATMLIAFLGFMVWAHHMFTVGMGPIANSIFAIATMTIAVPTGIKVFNWLFTMWGGKITFNTAMLFASSFVPTFVLGGVTGVMLAMAPVDHLYHDTYFVVAHFHYIIVGGIVLALFAGVFYWYPKMFGHKLNEGLGKLFFWVFFIGFHLTFFVQHLLGLMGMPRRVYTFLGDQGLDTFNFISTIGTFFMSAAIIILVINVIYSAFKGERVGADPWDARTLEWATAHPLPEYNFAQTPQVRSLDPLFYEKIHGDGKMKPAEPLQDIHMPNGSILPFIMSVGLFISGFGFIMFNMENPILPPIVVAVGGLAITFICMIVRSVKEDHGYHIPVEEIKAKEVN
- a CDS encoding cytochrome C oxidase subunit IV family protein gives rise to the protein MADNLSQPFSKSAMTEEEKVQFQREKKQQVVAFVLMIFLTLLAFLAVAADFLPVMFVIPFILLLALVQFVLQMFYFMHLKDNDHGWANAFIWSGVFIAIPTIAALMLLLGITKY